The Streptomyces sp. NBC_00306 sequence CCTCAACACCGACGAGTTCCTCGACGCACCGAAGAAGGAACGAGCGCTCGCCTTCGCCGCCCCGCGGGGTCTGGTCGTGCTGCACCTGGGCGGGATGGACAGCGAGGAGCACGAGCAGATGCTGCCGGCGTACGAGCTGGCGAAGAAGAGCGTGCACGGGGTCTGAACGGGCGGGCGACCGGGGCGGGTTGCCGGGCAGAGCGCCTGCCTCCGCGCTCGGCTCGTCGTCGGGTCGCGCGCAATGCCCTCCCCGACTCCGGTACCGCCCCGCCTCCCCCGCACGGCGGACCAGGACTCTCCTCGGCGCCGACGCGACGGACCGGTCCCCGCGGCGAGTCTCGACACATGCCGAGAATGCGAGCTCTGCCGAATGTTCCGTACCGCGTCGCCGTCGCCGCCCACGCCGTACCGTTGATCACCCTGCCGTCCGGTCTGTGGCGGCTGGCCCTCGCCGCCGGGCTGCCGGTGGCCGAGGACTCCGTGCCCCATTGGGGTCAGGGGCTCTACGTCGTCATGCTGAGCGTCGTTTCCGAGGCGCTTGCTCTGCTGACGCTCGGACTGGTGCGGTCGTGGGGCGAGGTCGTGCCGGCCTGGGTCCCCGTGCTGGGGGGGCGCCGCGTGCGGCCGGCGGCGGCGGTGACCGCCGCGCTGGCGGGGGCGGCCGGGCTGGTCGCGGTGCTCGGCTGGGCGGTCTACGCCTCCGTGGCCGGACTGGGCGAAGGGTCCATCGGCTCACCGGCGCAGAACGCCCTGCTGCTGGTCTGCTACCTCCCGTTGATCGCCTGGCCCCCGCTCCTGGTGTACGTGGCGGTCGCGTACCACCGGCGCAGGACCGCGCTCGTTCCTGTCCGGGTGTGAAGCGCGGTCGGCCGTCACGTGCCCCACCCCCACGCCCCACGCCCGGTGCGTCACCGGCGCGTTGCCCCCCACGCGGGCAGAAGCGCCGCGGCCAACGCGACGACCGCACACACGCCTGCCGCCGCACCGGCCGTGCCCCAGGGAATCGTCACCGTGACGGGTGCGGACAGGGACGCCAGTGCCGCCCCGAGCCCTACGAGGTTCACCGCGGTGACAGCGGCTCCGAGCAACGCGCCGATCCCGACGGCGAGCAGCGACTCGCCCGCCACGACCCGCAGGATCTGCGCCCGCGTCGCGCCCGCCGACCGCAGGGAGCCGAACTCGCGGGAGCGGACCGCCGTCGCCATCAGCAGGGTGTTGCCGAGGGCGATCACCGTGTAGAGGACGGCGATGCCGAGCACCACCAGCAGCCCGAGGCGGGTCTTCGGGCTGGTGCGAGGATGCGTCGCCGCGGCCCAGGCATCCGCGGTGCGCACCTCGCCGCCGCTCGCCCGCAACGCCTCCCGGACCGCCGCCGGTTCTGCGGCGCCGGACCCCAGCCGTACGTCGATGCGGTCGGTGCGTGCCGCGGTCGCGTTGGCCGCGGTGATATACACCCCGTTGTTGCCCGTGCCCGTCGCCATCACCGCCGCGATGCGCAGCGACGCGGGCCGCCCGTCGCCGAGACGGACGGTCACCCGCTCGCCGACGGTGTGCCGCTCCCACTCCTCGTTCACGATGATCGAGGAGTCGTCGAGGGTGTGCGGATCGCCCGCGACGACCGGCAGCCGCGCGATGCGGGCGAAGGCGGCCGGGTCCGAGACCGCGCGCGCGTCGGACCGGATCAGCGCGGCGCCGTCCTCCCGTACGAACACGGCGGTCGACGCGCTCGCGGAGACCGTCGCTCCCGGCACCCGCACGGGCCGCAACTCCTCACCTGTGACGACGAGATGGGCCGAGGTCTGCCGTCGTGCCTCCGCTGCCTTGGCCGCGGTGACCGTCTCCGCCGTGCCGAGGAGCGAGCCCGCCAGGCCCACCGTGACCAGAACGGGTGCGGCGACGGCGGCCGTACGGCGCAGGGCGGCGGCGGTGTTCTCCCGTACGAGCAGCCCGGTGGCTCCGGGCAGGGGCAGCGCCCGCGCCAACGGACGTACGAGCAGCGGGGCGAGCAGGGCGACGGCCGTGATCAGGACCATCGGCCGGGTGGTGTACGTCTTGCGCTTCAGCAGGCCGGACGGGTCGGTGGCGAGGGTCCACACGAGCAGGCCCGCGCCCACGATAAGCAGCGTGCACCCCGCGATGCGGCGGACCGGAGTCAGCACACCGCTGTCGACGTCCGACTCGCGCAGGGCGGCCATGGGTCCGATGTGCCCCGCGCGGCGGGACGCGGCCCACGCGCCGCAGAGCGCGACCAGCAGGCCGGTCGAGAAGGCCGTCCAGTACGGCCAGACGATCCCGTCCCCGATGGTGAACCACGGTGGCGCGGCGTCTCCCCGCACCAGTACCTCCGCCAGCCGTGGCGCCCCCCACGCGCCGAGCGCGCACCCCGCGGCGGACGCGAGCACGCCGACCCCGGCGGCCTCGGTCAGCAGCAGCCGGCGGATCTGGCCGGGTGTCGCGCCCGTGGTCCTGAGAAGCCCGAACTCCCGTGCGCGCAGGGCCACCGCGAAGGCGAAGGTCGATGCGACGACGAAGACCGAGACGAAGGCGGTGACGCCACCCGCGGTGCCGAGCAGGGCGTTGGCGGTCGTCAGGGCCTCCGCGTCCCGTTCGGCCTCCGGGTCGGACTGCCGTCGGCCGGCGCCGGTGAGGACGCGGGCCCGGTCGCCGACGACCTTGCGCACGGCGGCCGCAGGGGCGTCGATGCCGACGGCGTTCGGGGTGCCGTCCGCCGTCACCGGGCCCAGCGCTTGCAGATCGCGCAGCAGTCCGGAGTCCACAGGGTGGGGACGGTCGAGCTTCTTCGGCCCGGCGCCGTCGACGGTGACGGTGTCCGTGCCCGCCACCACCACCGGCGAGGCGGCGAAGCGCCGGGGCGGCTGTTCCGGCGCCCCGACGGTCGAGGCGAGCCCCAGACCCATGGTGGCCAGCAGCCCGACGCCCAGCGCGAGGGCGACGAAGCTGCCGGCGAAGGAGACCCAGTGGGTGCGCAGGGCGCTCAGCGCGACGGTCAGCACGCCACGGCCTCCAGTCCCGTCAGGTGCGCGGCGACCCGCTCGGCGGTCGGCGCGGCCAG is a genomic window containing:
- a CDS encoding ABC transporter permease, with product MLTVALSALRTHWVSFAGSFVALALGVGLLATMGLGLASTVGAPEQPPRRFAASPVVVAGTDTVTVDGAGPKKLDRPHPVDSGLLRDLQALGPVTADGTPNAVGIDAPAAAVRKVVGDRARVLTGAGRRQSDPEAERDAEALTTANALLGTAGGVTAFVSVFVVASTFAFAVALRAREFGLLRTTGATPGQIRRLLLTEAAGVGVLASAAGCALGAWGAPRLAEVLVRGDAAPPWFTIGDGIVWPYWTAFSTGLLVALCGAWAASRRAGHIGPMAALRESDVDSGVLTPVRRIAGCTLLIVGAGLLVWTLATDPSGLLKRKTYTTRPMVLITAVALLAPLLVRPLARALPLPGATGLLVRENTAAALRRTAAVAAPVLVTVGLAGSLLGTAETVTAAKAAEARRQTSAHLVVTGEELRPVRVPGATVSASASTAVFVREDGAALIRSDARAVSDPAAFARIARLPVVAGDPHTLDDSSIIVNEEWERHTVGERVTVRLGDGRPASLRIAAVMATGTGNNGVYITAANATAARTDRIDVRLGSGAAEPAAVREALRASGGEVRTADAWAAATHPRTSPKTRLGLLVVLGIAVLYTVIALGNTLLMATAVRSREFGSLRSAGATRAQILRVVAGESLLAVGIGALLGAAVTAVNLVGLGAALASLSAPVTVTIPWGTAGAAAGVCAVVALAAALLPAWGATRR